A window of Gadus chalcogrammus isolate NIFS_2021 chromosome 2, NIFS_Gcha_1.0, whole genome shotgun sequence genomic DNA:
ACGGCCCCCGCCCAGGTCTCATGGGGGGTCCCTGGTTTGGGCTGGGTGATGCTCACCTCCACTGCCTGAACCTTCTCGTGCTTGGGGGGGATGGAGCACACCTTGTAGCTGAGCAGGTCTCCCTCAGCAGGAACGTACTCCCCCTCGAtgctggagggtgggggggggttgggagtgagggaggggagggggggggaggtggaggatgacCAGAGAAAGGGTTACGATCAACATTAAAGGAGAAAAAGGAACATGGATATGGTGGAGCTTTTCATCGTATGAATGTTTATGTTGCAGCGATGTCGGAACTGAAGTTGTTCTATAAAAGAGCTACAGCCCTAGATTCTTACACCTATGTTCGAAAAACTATACACTATTAAATAACGTCCTTAATAAAGTCCTTAGCTAAAAATGAACGAATCATtaagaaaatataaatgtataagcCTTTAGATAATGATGAACCAATCATTATCAAAACCGTAAAAGACATAGACGAATATCTCAGTTACAACAAGATTTGCTagcaatgtgtttttgtgtttatatgttatTGAGTCAGTTAGGGAAATCTCTGGAAAGGATAGCTAGCTTACTTTATCTAGCTGCCTCTAAAACAGGGAAAGTGTTCATTAGGTTTTTAGTAATGTTACCCCTACTGGCTGGAGCAGTGAACTACCATTTGTATTCCACGGGAATCTTCTCAACACCACCATATAATTCTATAGAGCTGGACCTGAACCCcttctctcctacacacactcactcagaaaTGTGTACGAATATGTCGCTGCCGCCATCGGCCGGAGTGATGAAGCCGTGACCTTTGGAGCGGGAGAAACACTTGCACACACCGCTAAACGTCGGCCCCTCGGACGCCCGGGCGTTCCTgcagggggcgagagagagggagagagagggagggggagagggagagggagagggagagggagagagagagagagagagagagagagagagagagagagagagagagagagagagagagagagagagagagtcagaacaGGTGATCGTAACTGTTCTTTAttttgtgcacacacagacacacacagataagaaGACTAGCTAACCTTCCGTCACGCTCCTATTCAAAGGACAATGACACAGGGACACGCAGACAGAAGCTCACTGTGCTGATAAGAGCGTTTAGTTTGACAATAATCGCATGCAAAACACGATGGCTAGTCAAAAAAGGACAGGCTTCTTTCATATTAGTCTTGTTTCTAAAGTATTTCACATTATTACATCACTGATGTTTGATTTTCATCGCAGTTTAATCCTTATAACAAGGAAATAATTTTGACACTAGGGGGAACTATGTGTGAATCATCGTCCAATTTGAACTGAACAAGACTTATCTGAAATAAATAATCTCTCTTTAAACCCAGAGGAGAGTTCTCATCTGCGTCATTCGTTATTATTCGGTGTGATTCATTCGTATGATTATCTAATTACCGGGAAGTGTCACAGGGGTTTTACTTTTGTAATAATGTaattcgtatgtgtgtgtgtgtgcgtgcgtgcaagagtttgtgcgcgtgtgtgtgtgtgtatatgtgtgtgtgtgtgtgtgtgtgtgtgtgagatgcgtgtgtgtgcgtgtgtgtatgtatataatgGACCATGTACAACAGCGTCCACacattatttgtattcttttgtattttcttattgTATTTTGCACCTCTCTGTTATCTGTTATTTGCAACCTCTCTCCTGCTGTAACCCTACAAATGTCCCAACGGTGGGACTAATAAAGGATTATCTCATCTAATCAAATCTtatatagagtgtgtgtgtttgtatgtatacgtgtgtgtgtatgtatatgtctgtgtgtatgtatatgtttgtgtgtatgtatatgtgtgtttatatgtatatgtgtgtgtgtatgtatatgtgtgtgtgtatgtatacgtttgtgtgtatgtatacgtgtgtgtgtatgcatatgtgtgtgtatgtatatgtgtatgcgtgtgtgtctctgtgtgtgtgtttgtacatgtctctgtgtgtgtttgggcacgtgtctctgtgtgcgtctccTCACGTTGAGCACGTCCTGTTCCTCCGCGTGGGCAGGGGGCTGGGGAGTAGGAAGCCCCTCATCGGGGACGGGGAGCGGTCTCTGTGTTTACACGCCGGGAGCCGCAGGGAGCCTGGAAGAGACGCGCACACGATGACAtcatgtgaaacacacacacgcgtccaCGCGCAGCCCCGGCGGCGAGGGGGCCGACAGAACGCCACGCACCTGGACGGCCTTGGGGAGCCGGTGCCCACCCAgaagagatgggagggagagggaaacagGTTTTTGCAAACACATAATGAGACAGTGCTAGCCTAGATGTATTGTCCCTTTAGCCTCAGGGGGTTTtcaggcaaggcaaggcaactttatttatatagcacttttcatagaCAAGGCAGTCTCAAAGTGCTTcgcatataaacattgtcatgcaataaaataaaataatagataagtcaaagaaaacatatgcaaagaaattagtaaaatagatcAGCATTTCAGAAAGCGCACTGTATTTAAGATCTGATCAACAGTCTATCTGGTACCCACTTCGGGACTCGatctaaaggaacttggtcctttctctgggactcgaACCAGGATTCTAGTCAATttctattctaggactctaaccacgaaccaaaggccttattctgggactccaacccagacagacgtcgggactctaacccagacagaactcaggtctttctctgggactccaacccgacctaaaggaacttggtcctttctctgggactccaacccagattctaggactctaacagacagaacttgggtctcaaacccttatcctttctctctggtatcagatcatgtatctttctggtaaaaatagaaaataaagggaaagttaaaaaggcattttagcaataaaatagaaaataaaggcaaagttaaaaaagcatattagaaagtgcaatgtatttaagatttagcaaaaagctaaagcaaacataaaagtcttcagtcttgttttaaaggtggtCGGTcggggagtttattccagctattggTTGCATAGtgactaaatcctgctttcccatgtttcgtgtttactctggggataattaacagattggtctcaaagatcttagtggtctagaaggtttatgtagtggaagcatagcagttaaatattttgggtctaaaccatgtagggatttataggttagcagcaTGATTTTAagatcaattctctgacctacaggaagccaatgtaatgattttcagatttttttggtctttgttagaactctagtaGCAGCagtctgaacaagctgaagcttcctcagagtttgttttgggagacctgtaaggagaccattgcagtaatcaagcttagtagtgataaaggcatgtacaagtttttgtaagtcttcggtggacatgagccctgtaagtcttgctacatttttaaggtgataatatgcagattttgtaactgatttgatgtgactgtcagaatccatgataacccctagatttctggctttgattgaggtttttaGGCACAGAgtgtgaaggtgttgggttactttaagcgtttccgttttagcaccaaatacaattatctcggttttgtcctcatttagttgaaggatatttcggcacatccagtctttcacttgctcaatgcactggcacagcagatctatggggcGATAATCATTTGATGATAGCGATacatacatagatttgcgtgtcatcagcttAACAATGAtagtcaatattgttattttgcatgatttgccctagtgggagcatgtagatgttgaataaagagggtcctaagatcgaaccttgtgggactccacatgtcacgttggttgattctgatacaaagtcgccaatggaatcaaagtagttcctattttgaaggtaggacctgaaccaattgaagacagtgcctgaaagccccacccagttttctaacctgtctaaaagtattgtatggtctacagtgtcgaatgcagcactgaggtctagtagcattagtattgaggttttgagtctgtgttaagacggatgtcgtttacaactttaataagggcggtctcagtgctgtgcaggggtcgaaatcctgattggaaggtgtcatagcaactgagcagttgatgccaggaagtgattaagttgctggaggacaactttctcaatgattttacttatgaggggtagatttgatattggtgtGTAGTTGTTATTAATAGAGGcttctaggctccgcttttttaagaggggtttaataactgcagttttcagggcttttgggtaattgcctgactggagagagttgttaactatctgcaatatgtctattgctaggcagtcaaaaacattcttaaagaggttggtaggtaaagtatcaaggcaacaggtggatggctttagttgtgtcactgtttccacaagagttttagagtctataacattaaagcatggcatccttgccacgttacttctgcctgaacagggtggtagtccaacatttctGTTtaaagtggagatattgatggcgcgtccgCGTTtcatcagtataaaaagctgcaaactcattgcatttctgcgtggaatggagatcaggtggaatttgtgttgggggttTGGTCAGTCCGTCAACAGTTGCAAacagggtttttgcattattagtattggttttaatgatattggagaaaaatgtttctctagcactttttcagactaaattgtaggcacggaggctctctttatagatatcatggtgaatatgaagttttgttttaggccagatgcgttcaaccttcctgcattctttattctgtgctgttacagaagcagcttttctccagggtgccttttgctttccagaagcCGTTtgaaccttataaggtgcaatgacgtcatctatgactttcaacattttcaaattaaagtaaCCATGAATGTTGCCATTAACATATTGTGTAACGCACCCTTGTGtctgtacatttatttttattatagagtgaggTGGACAGGATGGTATGGGAGATaggggggaggacatgcagcaaaggacaaCATATATGGGGGGACCAGGGCGCCCCCATAAATGATCTTTATCCCCAACTCTGGTGCGCTGCTGATACAGTTGGTGAGAAAATTCAACCAGCCCACTGGTTGAACTCTCACCGTCCCCTGTTTAATAAACTCATAAACAGTACTAAACTTTAACACAAAACGTATCTATTACTGTTTTGAGTTTCATAAACCttgttgaaccccccccccactactgATAAACACTGCGTTTCAGTGTTCCAGCGGTGGTCTCTCTAGAAATGGGGTGAGCATGTCAACCTTGGAGAAGGAGCCCGCCGATGGGAGAGGGTAGAGAACCAGACACGTGAACTTTAAATCCACGTACTCGGTGAAACGGGCGAGACGGGAGACGACCCCGGGAGTCGGGCCGGGCGAAgcggaggggtcaggggtcgtgaCCCCTGGATGTTCTTGGCGTCAGAGGACATGGTGGTTGGAGCTGGAGGATGGGGGCTTCACCTGGGTGGAGCACAtagggaatggggggggggggggggggggggggggggggggtgaacaggATTAGATTAGACTGTTAATACATCTACACCCTTTGCGTTCAATATCTTCCACAAAGTAGCCTTTGTCATcttcaaatgaacacacaaacacatgcatacacacacacacacacacagtcacgcacacacacacacacacacacacacacacacacacacacacacacacacacacacacacacacacacacacacacacacacacacacacacacacacacacacacacacatatatccacATACAAATGTCAATTAAACCATTCTTCCTTATTAGGGACCTGGCAGGCAAATTCGCAGGATCCTGTGctcgccatggcaacaccaaTCAGGGTATAGACGGGGGCTGGCCCCGGCTCCCCACTAAAGAGAGAGCCCCCTTACGGATATGATGAGGGAACgtgattgagggagagagagagagaaagagagagagagagagagtgagagagagagagagagagagagagagagagagagagagagagagagagagagagagagagagagagagagagagagagagagagagagagagagctagagagagagagagctagagagagggagagagagagctagagagagagagagagagagagagagagagagagagagagagagagagctagagagggagagagagagctagagagagagagagctagagagagcgagagagagagagagcgagagagagagagagagagagagagagagagctagagagagggcAGTCCTAAGGCTGATCTTTGCGTCGAGGACGATTGCATCATAGGTTCCCTGAAGCCATCAGGTCAGGGTCTCATCCTGCAGCCACTCAGCCCACTCCCCCGTCCTCGGCAGAGATACGAGCCGAGCCACAGATACCAAACGGCGTCAGTAAGGAGAGAGCGCAGCCCACGCAGATCGAGTCGCTCACGGCCAGGGTCGGCCTCTCTGGAGGAGTTGAGAGACCCATGAATGGAGAGCGCGCCTGCAACCGTTCCACCGTCGTGCACACAGCAAACACCACACCGCTTGGTCTTTAGAAATGTGCGCTTTAGCTGTGGGTGGGAAGGGGGAGAAGTCTGCGTGCTCCCCCTTCTCTTCGTACCATGTCAGTGTAAACAATACGGTTGTACAGTAAGATTGAGGGATAAGGATCAGTAGAATCAACCATATACTTTGACCTAATAGGCCATttattttgtatgcattttttcCCAAAGCTTACAATAACTTTCAATAAGTGCATGGAACAATGGAGTTCTAACCCAAAAAGTGCAAGAATCGATATCATGAAATTCATAgaataacctttttttttattttttgtatattcTGGATACTTCTTTgtccatatttatatatctattagTTTAATTTTGTAAAAACAGACACTTTTCATCTCTCTGATACTCTGTCTCGTCCCATAAGGCATGcagattaacacacacacacacacacacttacacacacacacacacacacacacacacacacacacacacacacacacacacacacaacctttgcCTGAGCATGGAATTTTCCATTCTGCTCTCTGTCCATCAGACTGACAAGAGATCTGCTGAAACGGCAAATACCAGACCAGCGACACACAGAccaagaccccccccacacacacacacacacacacacacacacacacacacacacacacacacacacacacacacacacacacacacacacacacaccacacacacacacacacacacacacaggagtagtgtgtgtgagggggagctGACAGTGAGTCCACAGGACGGATGGGCATGGCAGAGGAAGCTACGCCGACGCCGGTCACATGGTCACCAACACAAAGCCCCGCTGAGCACAGGGGGCGGAGTCAAAGACAATCAGGACTCCCTTCTGCTTTGGATGGTTCCCACTTTAACTATAGAGTCTCCCGTGCAAAAGCAAAGTAAAATCAAAAACAAGTAGCACAGGTTAATGTTTTTATATCCTGGTTGAGGCATGCACCCatgaccgcacacacacgctcaacacacacacacacacacacacacacacacacacacacacacacacacacacacacacacacacacacacacacacacacacacacacacacacacacacacacacacacacacacacacacacacctgaaggcTTAGAGAGCAGCTCTGTCTGAGGAAGTGAGTCGAGACCACaaacctcctctcccctcaaccACACCCCATCGGAGAGAGAACGGTGTGCCTGACAGAGAGGATGTTGGGTATGATGAGTTGTTCTTCAAGTCAGTGCCTCAACATAAATATCGCTGTCCTGAATCCAATGACTAAGCTGAAACAGTAAAGaaggatgcccccccccccccccccaacaaggAAACTGCCCCCTGAGATACTCTTTCCATTCCGGTCAGAAAGCCTTGGTTCTCCTTCGCACCGGCACATTTCTGAACACCAAACTGTTTTCGTTTGGTTCTTGTGTTGATCCTCGCAGAGCCTTCACTTCACCTCAACACGACGGAGGGAACAAATGCCGtccaaacaaaaccaaccaaacGCCAAACAAAACCAATTCTTCaactgacctctctctcttaaaGTTTCCTCTTAAAGAAGGGTCGGACTTTGACAAAGCTGTAAAGATACCATCTGGACAACAAGCGATTGTCGTGGTAACATGTCATTGTTGGGCGGTTCAGGTCACAGGTGAAGCCTCTCCAttgcatgttgtgttttatgGCACCACATTCCAACGTCAGATGTTGACAGGAGTATGTTGGCAGTGTGTGCCAGCACCATTAAATGATAATAAATAGCACTCAATTCAAATGTCGCTACAAGACAATGGAATAGGTCTTTCAAATTAATGCAGGTTTAAGTGCCTGTGTGCGTTTAAGTGTGcagtaaaatgtgtgtgtgtgtgggggggtttatGCATGTGCACGAGTGTGTACTGGCTGAGAGCTTGCGagggtgtttgagtgtgtgggtggaggggccGGGGATTGAGCAGGTATAGAAGGAAGGATTTCATGTTAATTACAGGCTGCAGCCACGTTATTCGCTCGGCTGTGTTTAAAAAGGTCGGAGGCGGTGAAAGAGAACGGGGGTTTCAACTACAGTTGGTCCGATACAGATTTATTATCGGAAATTCCTCCAAAACTGCCTAAAATCAGGTCATTTACTACAGAGGAAAATGCGGCGTTACGCTGCTTTCGTTAATGGTCTGAGGTGAAATGTCAGAATGGGAAACGAGTCATTTACGACCTATGTGAGTTCAAGCTACCAAGTCGGAAAAACATGGCTGCATGGACGCTTAACTAACAACAATACAAATTTGCATTAATAGAATGATAGATTATAAATGTACAGTTAGCAACTATACTGCTGTCCtttcaataagaacaagtgctgttagtagttacaatgctagatgctgtatcggtaTATACTCGGTATTGGCCGATACCCAAGTTCAGGAGTCGGGATCGGCATCAGGAAGGAATTAGGAACATCTCTAGTTTCAACCATCCACAAAACGATCAGAGATGCTGCGATGTTGTAATACCCGGAAAGAAGAATAAAACAGCGTGCGGCATGTGTTCGAGAGGGCTTCAACAACAAACGAATCACTCTGTGTTGACCTCACCGACACCTTTCTGGATTAATGCGAACGAACGGGCGAGTGAGCGCAAGAGACAAAGACGAGAGCGACTGCTAATGTGTTGTGACGCGGGTCTGGGGGTTATTGCATTGATTGTGCGACGTGGAGGGGGATGACACCCCACACCTTGCAGTGCTATGACTCATCCAGCCTGTCAAAGAACACCAAAAGACCAAATATGGACTTCTGTTTGTCTTTTGTGTGCCCAATCCACGTCTTGAAACTCTTTAAAGCCCTGGTCGTTTCAATCCAAGGGTTTAGTCAATGATCACACACGCTGAACGGACACagtccaacaacaacaaaaaacacacactgaccagtCCAATGTCCGAATGAAGGACACTTTCCATGACAACACATCCTCTTATCAGAGGCCATACTGAGAAAACTGAAACATGGGATCTAAATCAAAACAGGCTATGGCTCTCCCATTAATGATGCGACagcgagagaagggaagagagagagggagcaggagagcgagagagacagagagacagagagacagagagagagagagagagaggaggagagagtagagagagagagagagaagagagagagaagcacacacagaagacagagacagagaacatgagagaagagagagagagagagaagagagatagtagatagaagagagagagagagagattagagagagaagagacagagaggagagagagacagagagagaagaacagcTAGAGAGAATCGCCGAGGGGGCTTTTGAAAGGTCCTTGTTTTGCCGTGCTGTTGCTTTTTCTCTTTGAACAGACGGAAATGGACGAGCCATTAGCCAATCAGTGTGGCATCTGAGCCCTGCTCCATCGAGAGACGACAAAGAACCAATTAGGAGCCAACATTCTGTACAGTATAATGGGCCCGGGCGATCGTTCAGCAGTATCCAGCCTTGTGGCCTCATGGCATATTCAAAATCAGACACTCAGTTAATAGTTCCTTGTTGCAGATAACCATCAAAAGATGGCCAGAAATTATCCCAGTGAGTGCTTTACATCGTTTTGGGTTTTCAGGTCAATCGTATGAATAAATAAGTGGATTCTTGTAAAACTCTTCCTGTTGTGCAAATGAACATGTCCTTTGTCATCTCTTGTACTGTTCTTTATTTTGTACTGTTTGATAAAGTCAACTTTAGGGAGGGAACTCAGACTCAAAGGGCCTTTCGACTATAAAATGTCAATTTGTGAACCGCAACTCACAAATTGTATCCGCAACTCACAAAGTTTTCAATTTGTTCCCTGCAATATTTGCTGTGGAAAGGAGCCAATGACCTCTGACATCATTGCAGGCCTGCGCAAGACCAAATATCAACTTTTAACTCAAATGTTTTCATTCTAGCCTCGAGCATTTAAAAATACGGAAAGCACAATGGCTAAAGATGAATTGTGGTCATCAAGGAAAATATACACATTTTCGGTTTTATTATCCAAAGATATGAACAAATGAGATGACAAGATCCACCATTGTTATTGAAGGTTGACATGAAAGGCCGGGGTTTGTGGATAGTTCCTAATGTAATACACTCTATTAGAGGGAGACACAAACACGGCTCTAGATAAATGACTTATCATGGCGACATTCAAACAGAAGCTTTAGTACACCCATTGCGGGAGAAACAGGGAATCTTGTTACCACTAATGATTCCAATAGATTGAAACCAGGGCTTTAGCGGCACTTTCACACGAAAGCTAATCGGGAATGCAGCTAAACTTTAGTCTCATGAGGGCTGGTGGAGTTTGTATTCATGGTGAAACAGCACAAGCAGGTACCAATGTCTGAACCAAACACTATACGCACAGGAAACCGGTGGTTTCTACTGTGTGTGAGCGGGCAGATTTTGACCTTGTTTTCGGAGGGCTGACCCATTTTGGATAACTTTGCATCACAGAGGCAGGCCAGCAAGCTAAAGAGACAGCAGGTTTTATTGTGCTTGTGTGATGCCGCGGAAAGCATTCTTTTGTAaggaaaagggagggaggggaagagagagagagagagagagagagagagagagagagagagagagagagagagagagagagagagaggacgagagagagagagggagagagaaagaaaataaaaaggcaatgATAGAGGCTTGTCTCTGTTGACACTGTTTATTGGAGCCACATACAAAGCATCCCCCACCCAATCTATCCTGAGACAAGAGATAAGTTTTATGCCATAAGAGGTCATATTTCTCACCGAAGATCAGTTAAAGGCTCAATTTGCATTTGCACCAATAGCACTTTACCCAATATTAAGGAGGGAGAAAAAGTgactattatttttataaaaacctGCTGCACTTTTTCCGAGCGATTTTTCTGCGTAGTTTTCATCTATGAACAATTCGTGTAGATGAATGGATAAAGATCATCCTCTTTCTGTGCATTCCTGCCACGCTTTACCATGATATTGATATGATATTTATTGATCccaagggatcaataaagtgtctATCTATGAAACCAGGTCCAGCGGTCAGAGACGAAGCAGGTGAGAGGAGGGCAGAGACACATCTAGACCTGCCGATGCCGGCATGCCCTGAGACCCAGTCTCCCAACCTCACCTGCTCGACACCCGCGAGTTCAGTGGAAGATTGCTCATGCCATATTCTAACACAGTGTAATTTGACGCCTCATAATAGTAGCCTGCAGTGTAACAGCAGAGATTTATTACCAAACATGATCTCTGCGGTTGTATGTGTTGGTTTAGTCCCTCTGCAGCAGGTTGAAGAATCGAGGTGGATGGAGGGAAGCCTGGGATTAGACAGCATTTGAACCAGTGCTGTAGGTGATTTTGGTCAGTATTGTCATGGACTCTATTGCTCCCTTAATGTGCGTTTAATGATCTGTTTTTCGGAAATTAGCCAAATAACCGCACAGCCTTCACGCTTCTTCAAACTTTAGTTTAGAAACTGAGTGTACAGAATTTGATTCAGATTTAGTGCACACCTGATATCCATCACATAACAAACGTTGATACACGGTGATCATAGATGATCATACTGGATGAAGATCTTCTAATCCTGATGAACTGAAGGTCGACAACAACAAGAAGGAACTTCAATTGTGCATTGAAATGGTTTGATTTACTAATCGTCAACAGCAACCAGGGAGCTTAGGGTGAGGGGAACACCAAACGATAAGCTGATATTCTGCTGTGGTGGGTTTCCATGGTGTCAATTGTCAGACCTAGAATCATCCTAATCAaagcactctctccctctctgatacagaaaataaattggtgaattcagtgtttcccccagaaaatgtcttGTCAATGCGGTCaaagagcggggggggggttgtctcgTGGCCCTGCGGTCTcttcggtgagggtttcagttcaAACGACTAATTGTTTTGAACAGTATCACCGAtgtattatttatctttattttttgtacctgATTGAAGTATGTTTCCATTCCCTACGGGAGTTgtgtactttgttaatgcataataattaataataataataaattaaaaaagagaacatttttttttattcattggtagtcaaggcggggccttATTGTTGttcaggcggccgccttaacaaaaaaaatagaacaacTCAGACATCCTTGGAcaagaaacaataaaaaataaaataataatgataattgagAAAAGTGCTGGGGGGAAAACTGGAATTACAATATCACACACAGTTTCCCGATATACACAGCAAATATAATGGTTAATCATTTGTCTTTTTCGAGACAtgtcaaataaacaaattaCAAAAATGAAAGTGGTCAGATAAGGCGAAAAATATCCCATTTCCCGAGTAATGCAGAGTGCAGCTCGGGCAGTCTCACACACATCCTACATTCCACCATGGCTCCTGTTGCATATGAAAACACTCAGATAAGAGGGCCCTGCTCCTTAAGAccacgtctcacacacacacacacacacacacacacacacacacacacacacacacacacacacacacacacacacacacacacccacacaatggTCCCTCCACTTCACCATTTCTCTGACATCTCTGAAAACCATGGCTATTCATCTCCTTGAATGAAACAAAATTAATTGCCATCTTCGgttttgttccattttcatCCTTCTTTAATCGCCTCCCTCCGAACTCTTCTCTATCTCTAACCGCGCTGGAATAACGGGTGAATCACAATCAGCGTTACGATTACATTCGCTCTGACCCCAACATTGATCACCTCTCTCTGCAGATTTCGGCACGGGAAATCGGTTTCACCCGTCGTTACTTTGAATGTCCATAACCATAACCGGAGATGGATTTCACCACTTAACCGTGGCCCTGGC
This region includes:
- the carhsp1 gene encoding calcium-regulated heat-stable protein 1 translates to MSSDAKNIQGSRPLTPPLRPARLPGSSPVSPVSPSSLRLPACKHRDRSPSPMRGFLLPSPLPTRRNRTCSTNARASEGPTFSGVCKCFSRSKGHGFITPADGGSDIFVHISDIEGEYVPAEGDLLSYKVCSIPPKHEKVQAVEVSITQPKPGTPHETWAGAVVSS